The Setaria viridis chromosome 6, Setaria_viridis_v4.0, whole genome shotgun sequence genome contains a region encoding:
- the LOC117861611 gene encoding IRK-interacting protein, which translates to MAADATTSTSSSAAAAYLPPALPASRQDIQAAVAKAVELRALHAALLQGGANAGAYASASRSPAVIRLPPAASPALARPGLAAPAAGSEDYPVFAPTYDEEPLGGMNYIRQDNRSLSENWSGIGLDHDGLEDEVAFSDFDNHNTFSSSNSELHFSSSNEHLRNRMACRNHPSFLQPALSADSLLSSASRMTDLTEFKAVTTCNTCKPATISRDTEADAKSLKNLDSTAPLSNYHPDAFSRTRHKGPHILSWLLPKSKRKPKSDMSPNTIECENMSQLLKEWGVFSLDSLKKEVVEANEHRDAALQEVSEMKSSLGELTTKLVSLEAYCSELKKALKQATSTKNMQSHSKRSARSVSGSRDNSLPVSHGVMVEGFLQIVSEARLSIKQFCKVLIQQVEDADNGLSDKLNLLLQPYQITLNDKHPKLVLYHLEALMNQAMYQDFENCTFQKNGSPKCLDPKQDRQENFASFVALRNLSWNEVLKKGTKYHCEDFSRFCDQKMSCIVSTLNWSWPWAEQLLQCFFVASKCIWLLHLLAFSFSPPLTILRVEENRAFDQIYMEDVLFDKQRAQHHPSSQVKLMVMPGFYVQDRVLKCRVLCRYS; encoded by the exons ATGGCCGCGgacgccaccacctccacctcctcctccgccgccgccgcctacctcCCGCCGGCGCTCCCGGCCTCGCGCCAGGACATCCAGGCCGCCGTCGCCAAGGCGGTCGAGCTGCGCGCGCTCCACGCCGCGCTCCTCCAGGGCGGCGCCAATGCCGGCGCCTACGCCAGCGCCAGCCGGAGCCCGGCCGTCatccgcctcccgccggccgcgtcgccggcgcTCGCCAGGCCGGGACTCGCGGCACCGGCCGCCGGCTCCGAGGACTACCCCGTGTTCGCCCCG ACTTATGATGAAGAGCCCTTGGGTGGCATGAACTACATTCGCCAAGATAACAGGAGTCTGTCTGAGAATTGGAGTGGCATCGGATTGGACCATGATGGCCTAGAAGACGAAGTGGCCTTCTCGGACTTTGACAACCACAACACCTTCTCTTCGTCAAACAGCGAGCTACACTTTTCTTCATCAAACGAGCATCTGCGGAACAGAATGGCATGCAGAAACCATCCGTCCTTCCTTCAGCCCGCCCTCTCTGCTGACAGTTTGCTCAGTTCAGCCAGCCGGATGACAGACTTAACTGAATTTAAGGCTGTTACGACATGCAATACCTGCAAGCCTGCGACTATCAGCAGGGACACTGAAGCCGATGCCAAGTCCCTGAAGAACCTCGATAGCACAGCTCCGTTGTCAAACTACCACCCTGATGCCTTCTCCCGGACAAGGCATAAAGGGCCACATATTCTCTCGTGGCTCTTACCTAAGTCAAAGAGGAAGCCGAAATCAGACATGTCACCAAACACCATCGAATGCGAGAACATGTCACAGCTTCTTAAGGAGTGGGGTGTGTTCTCGCTGGACTCCCTGAAGAAAGAGGTTGTTGAAGCCAATGAGCACAGGGACGCCGCCCTGCAAGAAGTATCGGAGATGAAATCATCATTAGGAGAATTGACTACCAAGCTAGTGAGCCTGGAAGCATACTGTTCGGAACTGAAGAAGGCTTTAAAGCAAGCAACAAGCACGAAGAACATGCAATCTCACTCAAAGAGATCAGCTAGATCAGTTAGTGGCAGCAGAGACAATTCCTTGCCCGTCAGTCATGGAGTTATGGTGGAAGGATTTTTGCAGATCGTATCCGAGGCCCGTCTCTCCATAAAACAGTTCTGCAAGGTACTAATCCAACAAGTTGAAGATGCTGACAATGGACTATCAGATAAGCTAAATTTACTCCTACAACCTTATCAAATTACGCTCAACGACAAGCACCCAAAACTAGTGCTGTACCATCTTGAAGCTCTGATGAACCAAGCAATGTACCAAGACTTTGAGAACTGCACGTTCCAGAAGAACGGGTCGCCCAAGTGCCTCGACCCCAAGCAGGATCGGCAGGAGAACTTCGCCTCTTTTGTCGCCCTGCGCAACCTGAGCTGGAACGAGGTCCTGAAGAAAGGCACCAAGTACCACTGCGAGGACTTCAGCCGCTTCTGTGACCAGAAGATGAGCTGCATCGTGTCCACCCTGAACTGGTCGTGGCCGTGGGCTGAGCAGCTGCTGCAGTGCTTCTTCGTGGCGTCCAAGTGCATCTGGCTGCTCCACCTGCTGGCGTTCTCCTTCAGCCCACCGCTGACGATACTGCGGGTCGAGGAGAACAGGGCCTTCGACCAGATCTACATGGAGGACGTGCTGTTCGACAAGCAGCGGGCGCAGCACCATCCATCGTCGCAGGTGAAGCTCATGGTGATGCCTGGGTTCTATGTCCAGGACCGGGTTCTCAAATGCAGGGTGCTCTGCAGGTACAGCTAA